From the genome of Actinomycetota bacterium:
ACGCTGGAGGAAGAAAGGCGGATGCCGTAGTCCCTCTTGAGGATCACCGCTATCTTGTGCTTGGACCAGGCGGGGTGCTCTCTCCTTAAGTCGCAGATGAGCTGGATCGTCTGCCAGGGGATCTCCGAGACCCTTTTCCTTTTCGGGGTGCGGGGGAGGTCCTCCAGTCCCCTGAGCCCCCGTTTCAGGTACCTCTTCAGCCACTTGTAGAAGGTGGTGGGGGAGATGGCGAAGTGGCGGCAGGTCATCCTGGCATTTCCGCAGCTGCGAAAGTGCTCTATCCAGCGCAGCCTCCTTCTGGCCTCCCTGGAGAGGACCTCGCCCATCATTCTCTCCAACTCCCATTGATGGGGAAGCCTGGTGTGGTAGATACTAGTAGTGGTTCCAACTGAACC
Proteins encoded in this window:
- a CDS encoding helix-turn-helix domain containing protein, yielding MKGSVGTTTSIYHTRLPHQWELERMMGEVLSREARRRLRWIEHFRSCGNARMTCRHFAISPTTFYKWLKRYLKRGLRGLEDLPRTPKRKRVSEIPWQTIQLICDLRREHPAWSKHKIAVILKRDYGIRLSSSSV